A genomic segment from Janthinobacterium sp. 64 encodes:
- a CDS encoding LysR family transcriptional regulator, translating to MRALDTHALTLFCAVARCLNFRQAAEQLHMTQPPLSRAIKTLEDKLGTRLFERDTQGVALTQAGRTLLPQALHILDLLEMAQQSLRQDSAPARLRLGLTSSVAAGLFRPLLAALETQLGKVRLELTAAPSPRLVASVRKGQLDAALLALPSATFELAVQPLARQPMMLALPAGHRLAKKRKLSLADISMESVYWFERARQPAFFDHCQQVFRRHGFAPHFLREAVDHHVLLGDVAAGKGMALLADSFRALRMDGVVYRPLLEGEELAAGIGLAWQTDAGHAALPLLRQLAQEHLSISCRP from the coding sequence ATGAGAGCCCTTGACACCCACGCCTTGACCCTGTTTTGCGCCGTCGCCCGCTGCCTGAATTTCCGCCAGGCGGCGGAGCAATTGCACATGACCCAGCCGCCCTTGTCGCGCGCCATCAAGACGCTGGAAGACAAGCTGGGTACACGATTGTTCGAACGCGACACGCAAGGCGTGGCCCTGACGCAGGCGGGCCGCACCTTGCTGCCGCAGGCGCTGCACATTCTCGATTTGCTGGAGATGGCACAGCAATCGCTGCGGCAAGACAGCGCGCCCGCGCGCCTGCGCCTGGGCCTGACGAGCTCCGTGGCGGCCGGCCTGTTCCGTCCGCTGCTCGCGGCGCTGGAAACGCAACTGGGCAAGGTCCGCCTGGAACTGACGGCGGCACCGTCGCCGCGCCTGGTGGCTAGCGTGCGCAAGGGCCAGCTCGATGCGGCCCTGCTCGCGCTACCCAGCGCCACGTTCGAACTGGCCGTGCAGCCGCTGGCGCGCCAGCCCATGATGCTGGCCCTGCCCGCAGGCCACCGGCTGGCGAAAAAGCGCAAGCTCAGCCTGGCCGACATTTCGATGGAATCCGTCTACTGGTTCGAACGGGCACGCCAGCCCGCCTTCTTCGACCATTGCCAGCAAGTGTTTCGCCGGCATGGCTTCGCGCCGCATTTCCTGCGTGAAGCGGTGGACCACCACGTGCTGCTCGGCGATGTGGCGGCCGGCAAGGGCATGGCCCTGCTGGCCGACTCGTTCCGCGCGCTGCGCATGGATGGCGTGGTCTACCGGCCCTTGCTGGAAGGTGAAGAACTGGCTGCCGGCATCGGCCTGGCCTGGCAGACCGATGCGGGCCATGCGGCCCTGCCCCTGCTGCGCCAGCTGGCGCAAGAACATCTGAGCATCAGTTGCCGGCCTTGA